In bacterium YEK0313, one genomic interval encodes:
- a CDS encoding hypothetical protein (Leu/Ile/Val-binding protein homolog 3 precursor), translated as MMHRRGEGTMDGSKPMILKRRAFLAGTAATAASLSMPGLVRAQGAQTVKIGMIQPMSGNLAAYATEGQPVFEYMIRKINGEGGIKSLGGAKIEVILADDASQPARTAAEARRLVTERQVSMLVGSILSAQMLALTPVVDELQIPTLSIWAGAARSNQMFSLGFPYDKGYAETLAAFIRELAKAPAFRVRTAVMAYSNYEAGQQVNHFLKAKLQAAGIQVIGDVPLDTKAQDQTAAMVRIRSFKPDVVTGLVTPRDGILLHQARFNLNYHDSLFVGGTGGYSDFSLWKELGQNIGASVLTRNTFGMTGFSPGAKLESMQAIVRELRAADLKVEIGQAAVQAAQAARVLQHALEAAGSLDRAALMKGLKAVDIPFGHEHLYLARPQGLKFGEDRMPADSTALMIQWLPDHQQQVVFPAQFGDVAPRPRA; from the coding sequence ATGATGCACCGGAGGGGAGAGGGAACGATGGACGGTTCGAAGCCGATGATTCTGAAGCGCCGCGCCTTTCTCGCCGGCACGGCGGCGACGGCCGCGAGCCTGTCGATGCCGGGCCTCGTGCGGGCGCAGGGCGCGCAGACGGTGAAGATCGGCATGATCCAGCCGATGAGCGGCAATCTCGCGGCCTACGCGACCGAAGGCCAGCCGGTCTTCGAGTACATGATCCGGAAGATCAATGGCGAGGGCGGCATCAAGAGCCTCGGCGGGGCGAAGATCGAGGTGATCCTCGCCGACGATGCCAGCCAGCCGGCGCGCACCGCCGCCGAAGCGCGGCGGCTCGTCACCGAGCGGCAGGTGTCGATGCTGGTCGGCAGCATCCTGTCGGCGCAGATGCTGGCGCTGACGCCCGTCGTCGACGAATTGCAGATCCCGACCCTGTCGATCTGGGCCGGGGCCGCGCGCTCGAACCAGATGTTCTCGCTCGGCTTTCCCTATGACAAGGGTTATGCCGAGACGCTGGCGGCGTTCATCCGGGAACTGGCCAAGGCCCCGGCCTTCCGCGTCAGGACCGCGGTCATGGCCTATTCGAACTACGAGGCCGGCCAGCAGGTCAATCACTTCCTCAAGGCCAAGCTCCAGGCCGCCGGCATCCAGGTGATCGGCGACGTGCCGCTCGACACCAAGGCGCAGGACCAGACTGCCGCGATGGTGCGTATCCGCTCGTTCAAGCCGGACGTGGTGACGGGCCTCGTCACGCCGCGCGACGGCATCCTGCTGCATCAGGCGCGCTTCAACCTGAACTATCACGACAGCCTGTTCGTCGGCGGCACCGGCGGCTATTCGGACTTCTCGCTGTGGAAGGAGCTCGGCCAGAACATCGGCGCCTCGGTGCTGACGCGCAACACGTTCGGCATGACCGGCTTCAGCCCCGGCGCGAAGCTCGAATCCATGCAGGCGATCGTGCGCGAGCTGCGGGCCGCCGATCTCAAGGTGGAGATCGGCCAGGCCGCGGTGCAGGCGGCGCAGGCCGCGCGCGTGCTGCAGCATGCGCTGGAGGCGGCCGGCAGCCTCGACCGCGCGGCGCTGATGAAGGGGCTGAAGGCGGTCGATATTCCCTTCGGCCACGAGCACCTCTACCTCGCCCGGCCGCAGGGGCTGAAATTCGGCGAGGATCGCATGCCCGCGGACAGCACGGCGCTGATGATCCAGTGGCTGCCGGACCACCAGCAGCAGGTCGTGTTCCCCGCCCAGTTCGGCGACGTCGCGCCGCGCCCGCGCGCCTGA
- the frc_8 gene encoding Formyl-coenzyme A transferase, whose product MQSPLAGVRVVDLSELLPGPYATQLLGDLGATVIKVERPGGDNARAILPGLFAAVNRGKDSIVIDLKTEDGVRRLHGLVAEADVLVEGFRPGVARRLRVDYPTLTAINPRLIYVSLTGYGQTGAMADQPGHDLNYLAASGVLGLYPTPEPGRPYGIGLPVGDLAGSMFAVVSVLAALMQRQASGQGQYLDVAITDALKHWMTPRLGMLLADGPSQLGQRPGYGLFTCADGGVLVLGAIEDHFWRRLVAVLGLDALAGPDLATYRQRQARHETIRAQLEAAFGREPLAVWLARLQAHDVPANGVTAPEAMLDAPDDRVLGRNGGGLLARFPVAMPALPPDARPSPALGADDARYRPGEAGHKSSPAGLAAVEAGA is encoded by the coding sequence ATGCAGTCACCGCTCGCCGGCGTTCGCGTCGTCGACCTGTCGGAGCTTTTGCCGGGGCCCTACGCGACGCAGCTCCTGGGCGATCTCGGCGCCACCGTGATCAAGGTCGAGCGGCCGGGCGGCGACAATGCCCGCGCCATCCTTCCGGGCCTGTTCGCGGCGGTCAACCGCGGCAAGGACAGTATCGTCATCGACCTGAAGACCGAGGACGGCGTCCGCCGCCTGCATGGGCTGGTGGCCGAGGCCGACGTGCTGGTCGAGGGCTTCCGGCCTGGCGTCGCCCGGCGCCTTCGCGTCGACTATCCGACGCTCACGGCCATCAATCCGCGGCTGATCTATGTTTCGCTGACCGGCTACGGACAGACCGGCGCCATGGCCGACCAGCCCGGCCACGACCTCAACTATCTCGCGGCCAGCGGCGTGCTCGGTCTCTATCCGACCCCGGAGCCGGGGCGGCCCTACGGCATCGGCCTGCCGGTCGGCGACCTTGCCGGCAGCATGTTCGCCGTCGTCTCGGTGCTGGCGGCGCTGATGCAGCGGCAGGCGAGCGGGCAGGGGCAATATCTCGACGTCGCGATCACCGACGCGCTCAAGCACTGGATGACACCACGGCTGGGCATGCTGCTTGCGGACGGGCCGAGCCAGCTCGGCCAGCGTCCCGGCTACGGCCTGTTCACCTGCGCCGACGGCGGCGTGCTGGTGCTCGGCGCGATCGAGGATCATTTCTGGCGCCGCCTCGTCGCCGTGCTCGGGCTCGACGCGCTGGCAGGCCCCGACCTTGCGACCTACCGGCAGCGGCAGGCCCGGCACGAGACCATCCGCGCGCAGCTCGAAGCGGCCTTCGGGCGCGAGCCGCTCGCCGTCTGGCTCGCGCGGCTCCAGGCTCACGATGTTCCGGCGAACGGCGTCACTGCGCCGGAGGCCATGCTCGATGCGCCGGACGACAGGGTGCTCGGCCGGAACGGCGGCGGCCTGCTCGCCCGGTTTCCGGTCGCGATGCCGGCCCTGCCGCCCGACGCGCGACCATCGCCGGCCCTCGGGGCCGATGATGCGCGCTACCGGCCCGGCGAAGCCGGGCACAAGTCATCACCGGCCGGACTGGCCGCGGTCGAGGCCGGGGCATGA
- a CDS encoding Acetyltransferase (GNAT) family protein — MSRTAEPAIVAIEAGFQRWDELLALIHDSFAYMRGVVDPPASGLALTVTALREKALAETGLLALADGRIVGCAFLSPREDHLYLGKLAVARDLQGRGVGRLLVRHAEELARAAGKPALQLQTRIELTGNHKAFTRLGFVETARTAHPGYDRPTSVTMRKTLTGGAG, encoded by the coding sequence ATGAGCCGAACGGCCGAGCCCGCGATCGTCGCGATCGAGGCGGGCTTCCAGCGCTGGGACGAATTGCTGGCGCTGATCCACGACAGCTTCGCCTATATGCGGGGCGTGGTCGATCCGCCGGCGTCGGGGCTGGCGCTGACGGTGACCGCGCTGCGCGAAAAGGCCCTGGCGGAGACGGGGCTCCTCGCGCTCGCCGACGGGCGGATCGTCGGCTGCGCCTTCCTGAGCCCGCGCGAGGATCACCTCTATCTCGGCAAGCTCGCGGTCGCCCGCGACCTGCAGGGTCGCGGCGTCGGCCGCCTTCTGGTGCGTCATGCCGAGGAGCTTGCGCGCGCGGCTGGCAAGCCCGCGCTGCAGCTGCAGACACGCATCGAGCTGACCGGCAACCACAAGGCCTTCACGCGACTTGGTTTCGTCGAAACCGCCAGAACGGCCCATCCCGGCTATGACCGGCCGACCTCGGTCACCATGCGCAAGACGCTGACCGGCGGGGCCGGCTAG
- a CDS encoding MaoC like domain protein, which produces MPIDRQQLLNWPFQDVEQTYTARDTILYALGVGLGADPLDEAQLPFVYENGLKALPTMSVVLGYPGFWLSDPRTGADWKRLLHGEQSLEVFAPLPEAGTVIGRTRVVDVIDKGKDKGALVISERDIIDKASGKLLTRLSSTSFLRGDGGFGGPSGPVAAPHALPERAPDLTVSLPTLPQAALIYRLSGDYNPLHADPKVARAGGFDRPILHGLCTFGVAGHALLKAVGGYRPEALKSMRVRFTAPVYPGETIRTEIWRDGAVVSFRCLVEERNLMVLGNGRADLAS; this is translated from the coding sequence ATGCCGATCGATCGCCAGCAACTGCTGAACTGGCCGTTCCAGGACGTCGAGCAGACCTACACTGCGCGTGACACCATTCTTTACGCGCTCGGCGTCGGACTCGGTGCCGATCCCCTGGACGAGGCGCAGTTGCCCTTCGTCTATGAGAACGGCCTGAAGGCGCTGCCGACCATGTCGGTCGTGCTCGGCTATCCGGGCTTCTGGCTGAGCGACCCGCGCACCGGCGCCGACTGGAAGCGGCTCCTCCATGGCGAACAGTCGCTGGAAGTGTTCGCGCCGCTGCCGGAGGCCGGCACGGTGATCGGCCGCACCCGCGTCGTCGACGTCATCGACAAGGGCAAGGACAAGGGCGCCCTGGTCATTTCCGAGCGCGACATCATCGACAAGGCGAGCGGCAAGCTGCTGACGCGCCTGTCCTCGACCTCGTTCCTGCGCGGCGATGGCGGCTTCGGCGGTCCGTCCGGCCCGGTCGCGGCGCCCCATGCCCTGCCGGAGCGCGCGCCCGATCTGACGGTCAGCCTGCCGACCCTGCCGCAGGCCGCGCTGATCTACCGCCTGTCGGGCGACTACAATCCGCTGCATGCCGATCCGAAGGTGGCGCGCGCCGGCGGCTTCGACCGGCCGATCCTGCACGGGCTCTGCACTTTCGGCGTCGCCGGCCATGCGCTGCTGAAGGCTGTCGGTGGTTATCGTCCCGAGGCGCTCAAGTCCATGCGCGTGCGCTTCACGGCGCCGGTCTATCCCGGCGAGACGATCCGCACCGAGATCTGGCGCGACGGCGCGGTGGTCTCGTTCCGCTGCCTCGTCGAGGAGCGCAATCTGATGGTGCTCGGCAATGGCCGGGCGGATCTCGCGTCCTAG
- the pcaR_5 gene encoding Pca regulon regulatory protein, with protein sequence MPRSPSPARNLAKTKTGGKPKNGGEVRPLDKDGGSEATVVAAAGKRAVKAATPRTVAAEARSPRESARSTGASRHATRRPRVREEDDLDGGEGGDRQFVTALARGLDVLAAFRPGEGRLGNQELAERTGLPKPTVSRITHTLTQLGYLNYNQRLSQYELGGATLSLGYAALSNLDVRRIARPFMQELANSTNMTAALGLRDKLMILNVEAAMSQALIGLRLYAGSRVPLATTAMGRAYLAVIGEAERETLLDEIRDRHGDEWPGMRRAIDRAIRDMEENGFCLSIGDWQKDINGAGAAIPLPDGLGIYAIGIAGPAYLASPDYVSAEAGPQLADAARKIVAQLGGDQPARGARK encoded by the coding sequence ATGCCGCGCAGCCCCTCGCCGGCCAGGAATCTCGCCAAGACCAAGACTGGCGGCAAGCCCAAGAATGGCGGCGAGGTCCGTCCGCTCGACAAGGACGGCGGGTCGGAAGCGACCGTGGTCGCGGCCGCCGGCAAGCGTGCCGTCAAGGCGGCGACGCCCCGCACGGTCGCCGCCGAGGCGCGGAGCCCGCGCGAGTCGGCCAGGAGCACCGGCGCCTCGCGCCATGCCACCCGCCGGCCGCGGGTGCGCGAGGAGGACGACCTCGACGGCGGCGAAGGCGGCGATCGCCAGTTCGTCACCGCGCTCGCGCGCGGGCTCGACGTGCTCGCCGCCTTCCGTCCCGGCGAAGGCCGTCTCGGCAACCAGGAGCTGGCCGAGCGCACCGGCCTGCCCAAGCCGACGGTCTCGCGCATCACCCATACGCTGACCCAGCTCGGCTATCTCAACTACAACCAGCGGCTCAGCCAGTACGAGCTCGGCGGCGCCACCCTGTCGCTCGGCTATGCCGCGCTCTCCAATCTCGACGTCAGGCGCATCGCCCGGCCGTTCATGCAGGAGCTCGCCAACAGCACCAACATGACCGCCGCGCTCGGCCTGCGCGACAAGCTGATGATCCTCAACGTCGAGGCCGCGATGAGCCAGGCGCTGATCGGCCTGAGGCTTTATGCCGGCTCGCGCGTGCCGCTCGCCACCACGGCCATGGGGCGGGCCTATCTCGCCGTCATCGGCGAGGCCGAGCGGGAAACCCTGCTCGACGAGATCCGCGACCGGCACGGCGACGAATGGCCGGGCATGCGCCGGGCGATCGACCGCGCCATCCGCGACATGGAGGAGAACGGCTTCTGCCTGTCGATCGGCGACTGGCAGAAGGACATCAACGGCGCGGGCGCGGCCATTCCGCTGCCCGACGGACTCGGCATCTATGCGATCGGCATTGCCGGTCCCGCCTATCTTGCCTCGCCCGACTATGTCTCCGCCGAGGCCGGCCCCCAGCTTGCGGACGCCGCGCGCAAGATCGTCGCCCAGCTCGGCGGCGACCAGCCGGCGCGGGGCGCGCGCAAGTAG
- a CDS encoding Long-chain-fatty-acid--CoA ligase FadD13 produces the protein MKLRTGLVSGDRHVSVAEHDERVRRAAVGFTGLGIGVGDCVALLLRNDFAFIEATSAAQRLGAYAVPINWHFKAEEIRYILEDCDARALVVHADLIAGLADAVPAGVSVLVVETPPEIIAAYRIAPDLARPAPGATVWEAFLEAQDPALAAPPRSSESMIYTSGTTGRPKAVRRQLPTAEQAAKVIAMRTAIYGLEPGMRTAVSAPLYHSAPNSYGMNASRQGGLLMLLPRFDPEQVLAMIEQERLTHMFMVPTMFVRLTKLPPEVKARYDISSMRFIIHAGAPCPPDVKEAMIAWFGPIVHEFYGGTESGPAAYCTPQEWLAHRGTVGRAIDEATIEVITDDGRKAGVGETGEIFMRIHYYPDFTYHNQDEKRREIDRDGLITCGDVGYFDEDGFLYICDRKRDMVIVGGVNVYPAEIEAALAAMPGVRDCAVFGIPDAEYGEALIALVQPFAEGSLTAEAVRAYLKSRIADYKVPRRIEFRAELPREDSGKIFKRVLREPYWRDARRAI, from the coding sequence ATGAAGTTGAGGACCGGCCTCGTCAGCGGCGACCGGCACGTTTCGGTCGCCGAGCACGACGAAAGGGTCCGGCGGGCTGCCGTCGGCTTCACCGGGCTCGGCATCGGGGTCGGCGATTGCGTCGCGCTGCTGCTGCGCAACGACTTCGCCTTCATCGAGGCGACCAGCGCCGCCCAGCGGCTCGGCGCCTATGCGGTGCCGATCAACTGGCACTTCAAGGCCGAGGAGATCCGCTACATCCTCGAGGATTGCGACGCGCGCGCCCTCGTCGTGCACGCCGATCTCATCGCCGGGCTCGCCGATGCCGTGCCGGCCGGCGTCAGCGTGCTCGTCGTCGAGACGCCGCCGGAAATCATCGCGGCCTACCGCATCGCCCCGGATCTCGCCCGACCGGCGCCCGGCGCCACGGTCTGGGAAGCGTTCCTCGAAGCGCAGGACCCGGCGCTCGCCGCCCCGCCGCGATCCAGCGAGAGCATGATCTATACGTCGGGCACGACGGGGCGGCCGAAGGCGGTGCGCCGGCAATTGCCGACCGCCGAGCAGGCGGCCAAGGTGATTGCGATGCGCACCGCGATCTACGGGCTGGAGCCGGGCATGCGCACCGCGGTCAGCGCGCCGCTCTACCACTCCGCGCCGAACAGCTACGGCATGAACGCCTCGCGCCAGGGCGGCCTCCTCATGCTGCTGCCGCGCTTCGATCCCGAGCAGGTGCTCGCCATGATCGAGCAGGAGCGGCTGACGCACATGTTCATGGTGCCGACCATGTTCGTCCGCCTCACCAAGCTGCCGCCGGAGGTGAAGGCGCGCTACGACATCTCGTCGATGCGCTTCATCATTCACGCCGGTGCGCCCTGTCCGCCCGACGTGAAGGAGGCCATGATCGCCTGGTTCGGGCCGATCGTGCACGAATTCTACGGCGGCACGGAATCGGGACCCGCGGCCTATTGCACGCCGCAGGAATGGCTCGCCCATCGCGGCACGGTCGGCCGGGCGATCGACGAGGCGACCATCGAGGTGATCACCGACGACGGCCGCAAGGCCGGCGTCGGCGAGACCGGCGAGATCTTCATGCGCATCCACTACTATCCCGATTTCACCTATCACAACCAGGACGAGAAGCGCCGCGAGATCGATCGGGATGGCCTCATCACCTGCGGTGATGTCGGCTATTTCGACGAGGACGGCTTCCTCTACATTTGCGACCGCAAGCGCGACATGGTGATCGTCGGCGGCGTCAACGTCTATCCGGCCGAGATCGAGGCGGCGCTCGCCGCCATGCCCGGCGTGCGCGATTGCGCGGTGTTCGGCATTCCCGACGCCGAATATGGCGAAGCGCTGATCGCGCTGGTGCAGCCCTTCGCCGAGGGCAGCCTGACGGCGGAGGCGGTGCGGGCCTATCTGAAGTCCCGCATCGCCGACTACAAGGTGCCGCGGCGCATCGAGTTTCGCGCCGAGCTTCCGCGCGAGGATTCCGGCAAGATCTTCAAGCGCGTGCTGCGCGAGCCCTATTGGCGGGACGCCCGGCGCGCCATCTGA